A window of the Fusarium fujikuroi IMI 58289 draft genome, chromosome FFUJ_chr09 genome harbors these coding sequences:
- a CDS encoding probable thiamin biosynthesis protein thi-4, translating into MVQGRVLVIAGSDSSGGAGLEADQKVIAAHGCYAMTATTALTAQNTQGVKGIHVIPTDFVSQQIDACVEDVGVDVVKTGMLASTETIEMVANTMVKHSIPSLVVDPVMVSTSGATLLPNEAIQHLCKHLLPHTTVLTPNILKLFLSFLKMVKKPPRFAWVLVKGGHRPLKEDLTVAETEEDRSVVVDVLVGGDGEVVRVKSPYQASSSTHGTGCSLASAIASNLAKGLDTPTAVRSACRYIEAAIRTAPGLGKGHGPLNHFHSTYTLPFSPGYFIEWLLERPDVRDVWKEFVYHPFVMAMGDGTLPLETFKGYIIQDYLYLIHFSRANALAAYKAQNIEDISRATEIVQHIMHELKLHTSYCESFGVSIEQIRATPEKQGKFKQVHSGDWLGLQMALAPCLLGYGAAAKMLHDHEKTVREGNTYWAWIKNYNEEDYTDAVKLGSALLEKHIQLQSPSRIEELVQIFIHALKMEIGFWEMFPAQQT; encoded by the exons atggtaCAAGGGCGAGTGCTTGTCATCGCGGGGTCGGACAGTTCGGGCGGAGC TGGACTCGAAGCGGATCAGAAAGTCATTGCTGCTCATGGCTGCTACGCTATGACGGCCACTACGGCGCTGACTGCGCAGAACACTCAAGGCGTCAAGGGCATTCATGTCATTCCCACCGATTTTGTATCTCAGCAGATCGATGcttgtgttgaagatgtcggtGTCGATGTCGTCAAGACTG GCATGCTTGCTTCTACAGAGACAATAGAGATGGTTGCAAATACCATGGTTAAGCATAGCATCCCTTCGCTTGTCGTGGATCCA GTCATGGTTTCGACTTCTGGTGCAACACTCCTCCCCAATGAAGCCATCCAACATCTCTGCAAACACCTTCTGCCGCACACTACGGTCCTCACACCAAATATCCTGAAGCTATTCTTATCCTTTCTCaaaatggtcaagaagcccCCGAGGTTCGCA TGGGTGCTCGTCAAGGGCGGACACCGACCCCTGAAGGAGGACTTGACTGTGGCCGAGACTGAGGAAGATAGGAGTGTTGTTGTGGACgttcttgttggtggtgatggtgaggtTGTGAGAGTCAAAAGCCCGTACCAGGCGAGCTCAAGTACCCATGGCACGGGATGCTCCTTGGCGT CGGCCATCGCATCAAACTTGGCCAAGGGTCTTGATACACCAACGGCTGTCCGATCAGCGTGCCGATACATTGAAGCTGCCATTCGAACAGCGCCTGGTCTTGGTAAAGGGCATGGTCCCCTTAACCACTTCCACTCGACCTATACTCTCCCATTTTCTCC CGGCTACTTCATCGAGTGGCTTCTCGAGCGCCCTGATGTCCGCGACGTCTGGAAGGAGTTTGTTTACCATCCCTTCGTCATGGCTATGGGTGACGGAACTCTACCTCTCGAGACCTTCAAGGGCTATATTATTCAGGATTACCTATACTTG ATTCACTTTTCACGTGCCAACGCCCTGGCTGCCTATAAGGCGCAAAACATTGAAGATATTTCTCGA GCAACAGAAATTGTTCAGCATATCATGCATGAACTGAAGCTTCATACCTCATACTGTGAGAGCTTCGGCGTCTCCATCGAGCAAATTCGTGCCACACCCGAGAAACAGGGCAAGTTCAAGCAGGTTCAT AGCGGCGATTGGCTTGGTCTTCAAATGGCTCTTGCTCCATGCCTTCTTGGTTATGGTGCCGCAGCTAAGATGCTTCATGACCATGAGAAGACCGTCCGCGAGGGAAACACATACTGGGCGTGGATCAAGAACTACAATGAAGAGGATTACACTGATGCTGTCAAGTTGGGCTCTG CCTTGCTCGAAAAGCATATTCAACTGCAGTCACCTTCGCGAATTGAAGAGCTGGTTCAGATATTTATCCATGCCCTCAAG ATGGAAATTGGCTTTTGGGAGATGTTTCCTGCCCAGCAGACCTAA